One part of the Brevundimonas sp. NIBR11 genome encodes these proteins:
- a CDS encoding alpha/beta hydrolase, which produces MILRVLAALSLLFGAGLSAAPAAAADPVFTDTACPADWPTGVREVRCGMLTVDEARGGASDRRIDIAVVIVKASTPYRDASGHLLPPMVNFHGGPGGASTPGVGGALRYAQQNPDALAVDQDVIFFDQRGGGRGSPSLDCPGVELTDAGPPSDEDRDGLIACLQGWKAQGVDLNQYNAAVIADDVADMVEVLGLEKIDLRGGSYGPRIEAAVITHHPEIVRAAVMQSPWPPEGNWAVGTPEQVSDAVKIILAKCEAQAECAARYPDMQARFETEARRWLAGPVTGNDGGTFNVDDLSAFLMETTYDRVGVRRLPADLDKIIAGDLSAVAEIAENRTYYTEGQHMAHLCKEELPFESRARLAGGAAGDPVAEVLVPSLSRLFDVCDAVGETPAAAIENAPVVTNIPTLFVAAEIDPGCPPPLTEAAARGYANHQVVIVTNATHGETGSSPCTRAMVRDFLRDPSAPVDRSCLPAADTPLDFTLDPATT; this is translated from the coding sequence CGCGTCCTCGCCGCCCTGTCCCTGCTGTTCGGAGCAGGCCTGTCCGCCGCGCCCGCGGCGGCTGCCGACCCCGTATTCACCGACACCGCCTGCCCCGCCGACTGGCCCACGGGCGTGCGCGAGGTCCGGTGCGGGATGCTGACCGTCGATGAAGCGCGAGGCGGGGCGAGCGATCGGCGGATCGATATCGCCGTGGTCATCGTCAAGGCGTCGACGCCCTATCGCGATGCGTCGGGCCATCTGCTGCCGCCGATGGTGAATTTCCACGGCGGGCCGGGCGGGGCTTCGACGCCCGGCGTCGGCGGGGCTTTGCGGTATGCGCAGCAAAACCCGGACGCCCTGGCCGTGGATCAGGACGTGATCTTCTTCGACCAGAGGGGCGGCGGGCGCGGGTCGCCGTCGCTGGACTGTCCGGGCGTGGAACTGACCGATGCAGGGCCGCCGTCGGACGAGGATCGCGACGGGCTCATCGCCTGTCTGCAGGGCTGGAAGGCGCAAGGCGTCGATCTGAACCAGTACAACGCCGCCGTCATCGCCGACGACGTGGCCGATATGGTCGAGGTGCTGGGGCTGGAGAAGATCGACCTGCGTGGCGGCTCCTACGGTCCCCGGATTGAGGCGGCGGTCATCACCCATCATCCGGAGATCGTGCGTGCGGCGGTCATGCAGAGCCCCTGGCCGCCGGAAGGCAACTGGGCCGTCGGCACGCCGGAACAGGTCTCCGACGCGGTGAAGATCATCCTGGCCAAATGCGAGGCGCAGGCGGAATGCGCCGCCCGCTATCCGGACATGCAGGCGCGGTTCGAAACCGAGGCGCGGCGCTGGCTGGCGGGGCCCGTGACGGGGAACGACGGGGGGACGTTCAACGTCGACGACCTGTCCGCCTTCCTGATGGAGACGACCTATGACCGGGTCGGGGTGCGGCGGCTGCCGGCCGATCTGGACAAGATCATCGCCGGCGATCTGAGTGCTGTGGCCGAGATCGCCGAGAACCGGACCTACTACACCGAAGGCCAGCATATGGCCCACCTGTGCAAGGAGGAGCTGCCGTTCGAATCACGGGCGCGGCTGGCGGGCGGAGCGGCCGGCGATCCGGTGGCGGAGGTGCTGGTTCCGTCGCTGTCGCGGTTGTTCGACGTCTGCGATGCGGTGGGCGAGACCCCGGCCGCCGCTATCGAGAACGCCCCCGTCGTGACCAATATCCCGACCCTGTTCGTCGCCGCCGAGATCGATCCCGGCTGTCCGCCGCCCCTGACCGAGGCGGCGGCGCGGGGCTATGCCAACCATCAGGTCGTGATCGTCACCAACGCCACCCACGGAGAGACCGGGTCCAGCCCCTGCACCCGTGCGATGGTGCGGGACTTCCTGCGCGATCCGTCCGCGCCGGTGGATCGCAGCTGCCTGCCCGCCGCCGACACGCCGCTGGACTTCACCCTTGATCCGGCGACGACCTGA